A genomic stretch from Lathyrus oleraceus cultivar Zhongwan6 chromosome 2, CAAS_Psat_ZW6_1.0, whole genome shotgun sequence includes:
- the LOC127123131 gene encoding disease resistance protein RGA2 encodes MESSDDKKNNICLMEGHEKDKVIVSLCSLSLISIDRDLLHKFSLLTTIKTTLEDAEEKQFTDRAIKDWLLKLKDVAHVLDDILDECATQALEYEGLKERRSNKVQSSFLSCFHPKHNVFRYQIAKRMKRIRERLDEIAQERSKFHLTEIVREKRSGVLDWRQTTSIITQPQVYGREQDKDRIIEFLVGDASSFEDLSVYPIVGLGGLGKTTLAQLIFNHDKVVSHFELRIWVCVSEDFSLKRMTRAIIESATGHACAQMDLEPLQRKLLDLLKGKKYLLVLDDVWDDEQENWRMLKSVLACGGKGASILVTTRLLKVAAIMGTISPHDLSILSDTDCWELLKQRAFGPNEEEREELVVIGKEIVKKCEGVPLVAMALGSLLRFKREKIEWLNVKENKLWSSQGEGNVMSALRLSYLNLPVKLRPCFALCALFPKDEIINKKFLIDLWMTNGFISSNGMLEAEDIGNEVWNKLYWRSFFQDIEKDNISDFEQFKMHDLVHDLAQSIAEEVSYYSTKPSLSKRILHLSTYDEKSFMVVSSTQLHGIKSLRTFLTREYNGSPPQILKLDYCKSLQRLPDRLVQLKALQYLSLTRCTSLSSLPPHIRKMASLKTLTTHVVGKEKGFLLAELGQMNLKGSLDIKHLERVESVMDANEANMLRKQVNNLELEWEINEESQLQENVVKILEVLEPQTQQLQSLRVRGYTGAYFPQWMSSSSLNILTYLELVNCQSCLHLPTGMLRDLPSLKTLYIDGLSKLEQLPTDINNTNVIQEIYISGWENLKSLEDEVLHGLHSLKRLNIMSCQKFNLSESFQYLTCLENLTVQGCPEIEGLHEALQHMCALQYLSLANLPNLASLPDWLGNLVLLQTLEIFLCPKLIYLPTSIQRLTRLKRLEIYDCSELGKRCRENTGEDWHKIAHIQVNNR; translated from the exons CTTGCTGACAACAATCAAGACTACACTTGAAGATGCTGAGGAGAAACAGTTCACTGATAGAGCTATCAAGGACTGGCTTCTTAAGCTCAAAGATGTTGCTCATGTCCTCGATGACATCTTGGACGAGTGCGCCACTCAAGCACTGGAGTATGAAGGACTAAAGGAAAGACGTTCAAACAAGGTACAAAGCTCTTTCTTATCTTGTTTTCATCCCAAACATAATGTTTTCCGCTACCAAATTGCTAAGAGAATGAAGAGGATTAGAGAGAGGTTAGATGAAATCGCTCAAGAAAGGAGCAAGTTTCATTTGACGGAAATTGTTAGAGAGAAGAGAAGTGGAGTCCTTGACTGGCGCCAAACTACTTCAATCATTACTCAACCTCAAGTCTACGGAAGAGAACAAGATAAGGATAGAATTATTGAGTTTTTGGTAGGTGATGCTTCTAGTTTTGAGGATTTGTCTGTTTATCCAATAGTTGGTCTTGGTGGACTTGGAAAAACAACACTTGCCCAACTTATATTCAATCATGACAAGGTAGTCAGTCATTTTGAGCTGAGAATCTGGGTATGTGTTTCTGAAGATTTTAGTTTGAAGAGAATGACAAGAGCCATCATTGAATCAGCAACTGGCCATGCTTGTGCACAAATGGATCTAGAGCCTTTACAAAGAAAACTTCTAGATTTGTTGAAAGGAAAAAAGTATTTGCTTGTGTTGGATGATGTATGGGATGATGAACAAGAGAATTGGCGGATGTTGAAATCTGTATTGGCATGTGGGGGAAAAGGCGCATCAATTTTGGTCACCACTCGTCTTCTAAAGGTTGCAGCAATCATGGGAACAATATCCCCCCATGATTTATCAATCCTATCCGACACTGATTGTTGGGAGTTGTTAAAACAAAGAGCCTTTGGACCAAATGAGGAAGAGAGGGAAGAACTTGTGGTCATAGGAAAAGAGATAGTAAAGAAGTGTGAGGGAGTGCCTCTTGTGGCAATGGCATTAGGAAGTCTCTTGCGTttcaaaagagagaaaatagAGTGGCTCAATGTCAAGGAAAACAAGCTATGGAGTTCACAAGGTGAAGGTAATGTCATGTCTGCCTTAAGATTAAGCTACTTGAATTTGCCAGTAAAATTGAGACCGTGTTTTGCGTTGTGTGCACTGTTTCCCAAAGATGAAATAATAAACAAGAAGTTTTTGATTGATCTTTGGATGACTAATGGTTTTATTTCATCTAATGGAATGCTGGAAGCAGAAGATATTGGCAATGAGGTGTGGAATAAGTTATATTGGAGATCATTTTTTCAAGATATTGAGAAAGATAATATTAGTGATTTTGAACAATTTAAAATGCACGACCTTGTTCATGATCTTGCTCAATCTATTGCTGAAGAGGTTAGTTATTACAGTACAAAACCAAGCCTATCTAAAAGAATCCTCCACCTGTCAACTTATGATGAGAAATCCTTTATGGTAGTCAGTTCAACACAGTTGCATGGAATCAAATCATTAAGGACCTTTTTAACGCGTGAATACAATGGTTCTCCACCTCAA ATTTTAAAGTTAGATTATTGTAAAAGTCTCCAAAGGTTGCCTGATAGGTTGGTACAGTTGAAAGCTCTACAATATCTATCTTTGACGCGTTGTACCTCGCTATCAAGTTTGCCTCCACATATAAGAAAAATGGCTTCTCTAAAAACTTTAACCACGCATGTTGTTGGCAAGGAGAAAGGGTTTCTTTTGGCGGAACTAGGACAGATGAATCTTAAAGGAAGCCTTGACATTAAACACTTGGAGAGAGTTGAAAGTGTGATGGATGCCAATGAAGCTAATATGTTGAGAAAGCAAGTGAACAATTTGGAATTGGAATGGGAGATAAACGAAGAGTCCCAATTACAAGAAAACGTTGTAAAGATTCTTGAAGTGCTTGAACCTCAAACCCAACAACTTCAAAGTCTGAGAGTGAGAGGATATACAGGTGCCTATTTCCCACAATGGATGTCTAGTTCCTCTCTAAATATTTTAACTTATCTAGAACTTGTGAATTGCCAAAGTTGTTTACACCTTCCAACTGGGATGCTAAGAGACCTCCCTTCTCTAAAGACTCTTTACATTGATGGTCTTTCCAAACTTGAGCAACTTCCAACTGATATCAATAACACTAATGTTATCCAAGAGATATATATTAGTGGTTGGGAGAACCTCAAGTCATTGGAAGATGAAGTATTACATGGATTGCACTCTCTTAAGAGATTGAATATTATGAGCTGCCAAAAGTTCAACCTATCAGAAAGTTTTCAATACCTCACTTGTCTTGAGAATTTGACAGTCCAAGGTTGCCCAGAAATAGAAGGTTTGCATGAGGCATTACAACATATGTGTGCTCTTCAATATTTGTCATTGGCTAATCTTCCGAACCTGGCATCCTTACCTGACTGGTTAGGAAACCTAGTCTTGCTTCAGACATTGGAGATTTTTCTTTGTCCAAAGCTGATATATCTTCCCACGAGCATTCAACGCCTTACTCGTCTGAAAAGATTGGAAATTTACGACTGCAGTGAGCTAGGGAAACGATGTAGAGAGAACACTGGTGAGGATTGGCATAAAATAGCTCACATTCAAGTAAACAACCGCTAA
- the LOC127123132 gene encoding uncharacterized protein LOC127123132 — MTPHIGTKGYLLYDLCTNKFLVSKNVCFYELCYHFSTSNDHLPLPPPYIINHDPTDLEPIASAASPPIQPQDDPPHDHPPTPTLPQPTPLRRSTQPTKQPSYLHNYHCNLLKSDQSSYPTPQASFPISSVLSYDNCNAAYKFFCLSLSSIPEPTTFNQATKHACWLQAMQTELKALEDTNTCTKRA, encoded by the exons ATGACTCCTCATATAG GCACTAAGGGTTATTTACTATATGATTTGTGTACTAACAAATTTCTTGTTTCCAAGAATGTTTGCTTTTATGAGCTTTGCTACCACTTCTCCACTTCCAATGACCATTTGCCTCTTCCCCCACCATACATCATTAATCACGATCCCACTGATCTTGAACCTATTGCTTCCGCTGCATCCCCACCCATTCAACCTCAGGATGATCCTCCACATGATCACCCTCCTACACCCACCCTTCCTCAACCTACTCCCCTTAGGCGCTCCACTCAACCAACCAAACAACCCTCCTACCTGCATAACTATCATTGTAACCTCCTTAAATCTGACCAATCTTCCTATCCTACACCTCAAGCTTCCTTCCCCATATCCTCCGTTCTTTCTTATGACAACTGCAACGCTGCCTACAAATTTTTTTGCTTATCCCTTTCATCCATACCTGAACCCACCACCTTTAACCAAGCAACCAAGCATGCTTGTTGGCTTCAGGCTATGCAGACTGAATTAAAGGCTCTTGAGGATACCAACACAT GTACAAAACGCGCTTAG